AGCATAAATATTCCTACTTCTGTGGCGTTTCTACTTGCTTCTGATCTTGGATTTCCAAGCAAAGAAACACCTATAACCTTGACAAAACTTGCAGCTGCAAAAGCCCCTGTTAACGCAAGCATTGAAGCAAAAATAGGAACAAAAATCTTAACGGTATTTATATCTATCTTTGTGCTTAAAATCAAAGACATATAAGTTAGCCATTCACTAACAAAACCATTAAAAGGTGGCAGTGCAGATATAGAAATAGAGCCAATTATTATGAATAAAGATGAAAGGGGCATAGCCTTTATAAGCCCGCCATACTTTTCCATATTTTTTGTATGGGTTTTAAACAAGATAGAACCTGCACCTAAAAATAGTAGTCCTTTAAATAATGCATGGTTATAAACATGGAATAAGGCAGCAAGCAAAGCCAGTGCTGATAAAACAGGAAAATTAGTTGCAGCAAAAAGCATTGAGCTACCAAGGCCAAGAAGAATAATCCCGATATTTTCCATACTGCTGTAAGCCAGCAGTTTTTTTAGATTTGTCTGGACATATGCAAACATAATTCCAAACAGGGCAGAAACAGCACCTATAAAAAGAACGATAAATCCAAACCACCACGGAATATCAGTTAGAAACTGGAAATAATATCTAACAAGCATATAAATAGCTGTTTTAATCATTACACCAGACATCAAAGCCGAAACATTTGAAGGAGCTACAGGGTGAGCCTTTGGAAGCCATATATGAAGAGGGAAAATTCCCGCCTTTGTTCCAAAACCTATTAGAGCAAATATAAAAGCCCAGAATTTAGCATTATCCGGTATATCTGCCGAAAACCAGTCTTTAAAATCAAGACTTCCTGTATTTATAAACATTATAAGAAAAGAAAGAATTATAAACGCCGTTCCAAAATGAGTCATTAAGATATAAATAAATCCAGACTTTTTGTTTTCTTCATTTTTATACTCAAAAATAACAAGGAAAAAAGATAAAACAGACATTATTTCCCATGAGATTAAGAAGATAAAAGCGTTAAAGGATGTAAGAACAAGAAT
This genomic stretch from Persephonella sp. harbors:
- a CDS encoding proton-conducting transporter membrane subunit, with amino-acid sequence MEEGSSFLWSLFLLFFLPVITSPKYKISFYIQIIATLIVALLSINFLLNGDTVSFSLGTNIPYLNLSFYIDKLSAFFILVVSTLAFAVSIYSLNYIEEFKNKSLFAFLFHSFILSLILVLTSFNAFIFLISWEIMSVLSFFLVIFEYKNEENKKSGFIYILMTHFGTAFIILSFLIMFINTGSLDFKDWFSADIPDNAKFWAFIFALIGFGTKAGIFPLHIWLPKAHPVAPSNVSALMSGVMIKTAIYMLVRYYFQFLTDIPWWFGFIVLFIGAVSALFGIMFAYVQTNLKKLLAYSSMENIGIILLGLGSSMLFAATNFPVLSALALLAALFHVYNHALFKGLLFLGAGSILFKTHTKNMEKYGGLIKAMPLSSLFIIIGSISISALPPFNGFVSEWLTYMSLILSTKIDINTVKIFVPIFASMLALTGAFAAASFVKVIGVSLLGNPRSEASRNATEVGIFMLIGMGILTVLCFVFGVFPLAVVDLISKPIYALIGIDIYNHVNLYAGLILIATDYSLGRISPFGLLIAGLVFGMGIYVLIKTYGKTKVRKYETWKCGLDEVNPKAQYSATGFSQPIKKIFAVLYRPVEKIVSVENKQKYFLPEKKYEASISDIFEIVITKITNLLLSFLLWIRNIFQMGIIHIYLGFISLTLTILLIYVVWFSGGGN